The DNA region CTTCTATCGCCGAGTCAGAAGTGGGGCCGGCTCACCAATGACTTCAGAGTGAAAACCTCCTTTTGCAATGCCTGTATTGTTGCTAACTGCACCAAGACTTAGATAAGATTTAAGCatggattcagtctgaagatgggtctcaacctgaaacgccacctgttccttttctccagagatgctgtctgacccgctgttactccagctttttgtatctctcTCCAGGCATGGACAACTATTGCCAAGTACATGGTCACCTCCAACCAGGAAGATTTCAGCCACATTTTCATGACATTCAACGGCATTCTCATTGAATCTCTCACCACTAAATAATCTGGACGCAACAGTAAATCAACAACTTAAATATTGTGGTCACACGGTTGGTATTCCACAGCAGATGACTCATCTCACAACTCCCCAAGCCTTTCCATACTTTATCAGGTATGTTAATGTAAAGGAATACTCTCCGCACAGATGAAAGCAACTCaaacaacactcaagaagcttgACATCATCCAGGACTAGGCAAACTGTTTAACTGGTGTCTAGCAACCACCTCCCTCCACTATCACCACAACATGTATGTCATCTCCAAGAAGCAAAGATAGAACGTGCTATAACCTCTTTGTCCGCGCCTTCCAAAGCTGCAACCTCTAGCCCTCAGATGGGCAAGGCAATAGGCACACGAGAACCCTACCACACACATTCCTTTTCAAGTTATGGACTACCCTGATTGGAAATACATCTTCAACGATGTGCTTGCTGAGGGTCTAACTCCAGGAACACAACATTGTGGAACCACCATCAATACCCTATTGCCATAACGCTAGAAAGGGACTGAATTCATGTTTTTTTTTCAAGTGGAGTAGAGATCATTGGGTGAGAGACTACTAATtatgaggtgagaagggaaaggagGACGGAGCAAAAAATTGATGCACAGAAGGCCAAATGCACGATGACAGCCAACTACAACTACCTGCCACCATGCCACTACGCTCAGTACAGAAGCTTCACACACAGGATGATGCCCATTCCAGTAACATACCCACCAAAACATTTGCTCAAGTTCGTCTGTTTGTCAATGAAAACCTTGGCAGAAATGACGTTCCCAAAAGGCATAAACATCTGGAGCAGATCCTGATCTCCGAACTCCTGTGGCAGGTGGTAAATAAACAGATTGCCTCCCTCTGgtcctaaaaaatcaagagaaaaaAACATTAACTAAAGCTGAACACACTGCAGAGTACAGAACCAAGAGTACAGAGGCATGGGTCACCCTGTTGTCCCGAGATGGCAGCAACTTGAGCACCTATAGGTGCCAGTCCTTCCTTAGAAGACAAAGCTATGGAACTAAATTGATGGAGGACACAAATGTAATGACAAAAGCCAATTGAGgtttggtttaatattgtcacgtgtgatcATCTTTGTTATGCAGGCAAATCACACGGTACAGACGTTGCTGAATTGGGCTGGGAGCAATGTCCTGATGAATTGATAAACTAGGCTGAGGAGAGAAACTTGAAACAAAATGTGGAAGATGGAGTGGGGGTCAGGTAGGGGAAAATGTAGAAAGTTAACAAGGAAAAACAAAGGGATAGTGCAGTATTGCAAAGTAATAAAGTGTGAAATGAAGGGCCGTGCATATAACTTTAACACTGAAACAATAGgggtaaaataaacaaaaatggtaCATATGGCATCATCTCCAACCTTTGTCGCCATTCCCATCCTTTCTTCTCCCACCTGACTCTaccaacccctcctcacctgaatccatctaccgcttgccagctcttgccttGCCCCACCCCTCACCTTTTTATACTGGCCATTTTTCCTCTACTCTTTCAGTTCAGCTGGGTACATGGGAACCTTGTGGACAGGTCACTGTGACCGACTGAGTTTGGCATGTTATAGTGACGGTGAAAAGCCGTGCCGAATGAACTTTGAGCTGGGTAATGCTGGGTCTAGATTTTTCAATAGGGCAGACAGAGTGGACAATATGCTCCAGAATAGTGTCACAGAGTTACACAGCAAggaaaacaggccccttcgacACAACTCacacatgttgaccaagatgtcttccctagttagtcccatttgtttgaatttggcccatatccctctaaacctttcatatcctgtCCCAATGTGATAATTGGACTTGCATCTGctgcttcctttggcagcttgttccataaacccagaaCCTTCTGTGTGAAAGAAGTGACCGAGAAAATATTTGGTTTCAGTGAAGGAGTTTACGATGTCATTGAGATGAGAGTGGTTGTTTTAAAATACTTTGTACATAGTGGTAGGATGTGCTTTAAAGGGCACTTTCTTTAAAGTACTTTCCAGAACAAACAGTGTTCCATTGGAGAGTAAATGCATCAGCTGCAAACTCCTCGGAGTCCCTGTGCCAACAGGAAAGTCAGCTTGAGCGAGTGGAAACTGGTTAAAGAGCAACTTGAGCTACTCATTTTGTGCCCCTTTGAACAAAATTTGTAATTGTATTCACCAGCACTAGGTGGCATCGAAGAACTAAACCAGAGAAGATGAAAAGAAGTGAGATGGGGGTGGGTAgatacctaaaactggagaatcctTTAGAACTGAAGTTTCCCAAAATGATCTACATTATTTATTGAGGTCAACAGTATTCCCATAAAGCAAAACAAGGACAGCCCTCCTCTTCCACTGATGTATTCTCCCTCTAAAACACCTCCCGTCCCTCTGCTTGCCAGGTAAAGATTCAGAGCCTTACACATACTTGCCTTCTTTCTGGCTTCCTGCTGCACTTAGGCTCTGCTGAGTGAGGAGACTCTGGTTATAAAGAGAAGGGAGCGCTGCAGCTGCGTACTGCTGTATCCCCGAGTACGCCTGGGTCAGTGCATCCATTGTACTCCCCGTGCCATTCGACAGACCGCCGGTGCCCAATCCTCCGTTCAAAGCCGCCATTCCTGGGGAAACACGCGTTGTTAGAACTGCTACAAGCCGTGAGCAATTGGCACACAGACACGGTTACAAAATGGCACAAAACAGTCAGGGGTCTAACTTTGCCAATCCACCCAATCTCCGGGTTCGACAAtcagaggtgtggggggagggggagctgaccCTCATTCACCCATTACTTGTGCCTTCACTCCTTGAGAGGGAACATGCCAGGTTGCACTACATGCGGAATGCTGACAGACACGACGTGGCACTATCCACATGCCAGTGCTGGCACTTCCTTGCACAGCCATACGCACGCATTTCAGGGAGGGCTACTTTTTATTTTACATCATTTCCTTCACCTGCTAAAGAGTTGACGTTGAGGCCTCCCGTTGCCCCTGCCAACGTCTGTAGTGCACCCAGGGTTGCCATTGGGTTTATTGAGGAGTTTGTGCTGTTACTGCTCGATGAACCTGCAATCAAAGGAAGGAGGCATTTATCAAACCTAATCTACTAACAGACGGATCCACAAATGTCTGAAAAGAATCAATTTCCATGGCAATACTCATAGATGTTCAGCACTAGTGTATCTTTTAAATGGATATGGTAGGGGAAAGACAAGGCAGACAAACTGGATTGGGAAACAGAATCAATATCTGCCCAGTCTTTGATTTTGGACTGGACtgaacattttaattttcagtgcAAAGTTGGGAAGGAGAGAAGGAGTTTGGTTTTAGTGGAGGTTGAGGAGATTTAAATAGGAAACTGATGTACTCCAGAAGGCCATGAATACACTGCACCCGGTTTGCCCCACTAAATATGTGGACAAAAACTGCTTTTAAAAGGAGCTGAGGCTGAAATGGAATGTGTTCAACGTTGCCTTCAACATGGCTCGGTTACGTACAAATGCACAACCACCTCCACCATGGTCGTCACTACTAATTCATTCAGTCTCCCTCACACATGTACGCCACTGCTCCACCCCACCTCCAACTCATAATCCTTCCAGCTCAGTACTTTTGAAAATAATGTTTCCTCTCATCATCCAGACAAACGTTGCCTGCAGCAGACAGGAGGGAAAGCTCTCGGCTTACAAAGgctctccagactgcaggaggtcTTGTACCTTCTGGAATTGAGGTTCTTCGGCCAACAGCCCGATTGACGATGTGATTGAGGTATCAGATTTTCACGTACTTGGTGCACCTTTACCATGTCTCTTGCACTCACTGCAATGATAGTTTTACTGCATGTTGGCACATTATTCACTCTGCCTGCTCCAAGGAGAAAGCTAGAAGTTCTCGTGTTCACTGTATaaatttggtctgaagaagagtctcgatacagtggaccacaccatccttattgaccgtctccggtacgcgattggcattgatggcactgccctgagctggttcgcttcgtacctcaaagataggagtttcgccatcaacataggcagttattcctctgctccagctagcctctcctgcggagttccacaaggctccatcctaggccccattctcttctctctatacatgctcccccttggccaaatcattcaaaggcacggcatttctttccactgctatgccgatgacactcagctttacctccccctgaaacccaacaaccagtcaaatttaaacagcctcttacactgccttgagggcataaaatgttggatggcacagaacttcctccaattaaatgagagcaagtctgaggtcatcctattcggcccccccgactccatcaaattgataacaggcagtcttggaagtctatcctgcctagtcaaaccgcatgtcaaaaacctcggcatgatatttgactctgcattaaaatttgataagcaagtcaacgctgtggtaaaagccagcttcttccaacttcgaaccatagctaaaatcaaacctttcctccaattcgacgacacagaaaaaatcattcacgctttcatttcctcccgcctagactactgcaactccctatacactgggatcagccaatcttccctgtcccgcctgcaactggtccaaaacgccgcagcgagactcctgacgggtacccgtaaaaggaaccacatcaccccgattctggcctctctccactggctccctgtacggtacagaatcaacttcaagctcctcctattcacgtataaagccctaaatggacactccccccccccacatcaaaaatcttctaacccccctctctaactccaggtccctcaggtcggccgacttggggttactcactatcccgcggtctaggcttaagctcaggggtgaccgcgcttttgcggttgcagctcctagactgtggaacagcatccctctccccatcagaactgccccctccatcgactcctttaagtccaggctcaaaacctatttctactccctagcgtttgaggctcattgaggaggtgctgtgaactgtttgcgtgctactgtatgtttcattttttttccattggaacctaatcagatgtacagcactttggtcaacgtgggttgtttttaaatgtgctatacaaataaaattgacttgacttgacccaaaacatcacccattccttctctcccgacatgcctcctgacccactgagttactccagcattttgtgtctcccttcgatttaaatcagtatctgcagttttttcccgacACATTGTATAAATTTGGTATCAGTTACAACTATTCAGTGCATTCAAGCCACCCATTTAATTTGAGCTTTCTGCCATTTTCCTTCAAATTGACCATATATTCATAATATGACTATTAAGCAGAGTGAGGTGGGATGGGTGGAAGCTTATCATGACTGAAACAGGCATGTTGCTGTGATCTGTTCTGCTCTCTCCGGCCACTTGTGTGAATGCACAAGTCCTGAACCGACTGACTTGTCTTTgctgttgtccctgtgaccacagtATTCACAGGAACAGGGGTGCTGAAATAAGTTCTTGTCCTTGTGCCAACCTGGAGTGACAACTATAAGTACACTTTATGATTATTCTACTTGTGCTCAGGAGACAGTATCTCTCTGTGACATtactattgaaagactggagcgactaggtttgtatacactggaatttagaaggatgagaggggatcttatcgaaacgtataagattattaaggggttggacatgttagaggcaggaaacatgttcccaatgttgggggagtccagaaccaggggccacagtttaagaataaggggtaggccatttagaacagagatgtggaaaaacttttttagtcagagagttgtgaatctgtggacttctctgcctcagagggcagtggaggccaattctctgaatacatccaagagagagctagatagagctcttaaggatagcggggtcagggggtatggggagaaagcaggaacggggtactgattgagaatgatcagccatgatcacattgaatggcggtgctggctcgaagggccgaatggcctactcctgcacctattgtctattgtactatcAAATACACATGTAGGACAGAGCATCATGTGGCCCAGAGCAAGAGTCACTCTGTAAACTGTGGTTAATGCAAAGGGACTGTCCACGGCTGTTGTAGTGTTAATGTATAAGTGTCATTACCTGAACTGGTTAGTGCACTCAGAGGGCTGCTGCTGTTCAATGTGTTGCTACCCCCTGTAGAGCTCTGGGCTGCACTTGCAGCTGCTGCCAGAGCAGCGAGGTTCTGTAACTGCATAGCATTGAGACCTGGGGGCGAAGGGACAAATTGCAATCACATAATATGTAGAGCATGACCCGAGTGAAGCACTCGCTCGATCCATGATGAACTGCAGGTTCTCCCAAGCACACGTACTCAATGACACCTCAAGATAGGATACTGGGTTGTGGGATGTTTAAAGGGAGTGCCCGTTGGGCTTCAGCTGATGGGGAGCGTCTCATGGCCTTTGTCTGGCTGCAAGGTGATGGCTGCAATGGACAGTTATGTCCAGCTGCAGCTTGGGCTGTGTAAAATGGCGCCACAATCTGGCGACTATTGcaaatggactcagtgggctgttaatCGGGTATTGTCTTTATGTTTGACAATAATCGCACTGATCTATATGCAAaatatgtatttcactgtacctttggcacgcgtgacaataaaagaaccattgaaccatggcgGGTGTGTGACAGCCTTTGActggtggggagtgtgtgacggtcTTTGACTAGCAGTGCCTGCTGGTTTGCATGTGATGGTCCAAGACCCAGGGTGTTGACATTGCCCTTGGTCGTTACCAACAGTGGGAGAATgagcacagataaagggtactcACCGGCCATCGGGTGCAGATTACTCAGTGTGTTGAGGTTCCCGGAAGAGGCAGTCTGCTGTAGGAGCTGTAAATAAAGCTAGACATTAcaccaaaacaaaaacagaatggGTCAGCAGTGCCTGGAGTAAAGGAGTCTGAGAAACATTGCAAGGGAGGTGTGCGGTAGTGAGTGAGAGGACAGGCAGGGACAGGACAGTCACAGGACAGCCACAGACTCGGTTAATCCACTGACGCAAACATTTCATTGCTGAGTTTGCAGTCTGATCTCCAAGGCAACTCATGAATTAGCTGCAAAGGCAGCAAGTACTgcaacaaacatagaaacatcatgGCCTCTGGCAAAGAGATGTTAAATGTGGCACACGTGACTAACACACCATCGGTCAAGTTTATGACTCCAACTCAATCTTAATCTTGGAGGAAATCGgcacgtcaggcaacatctgaggacggacagatgacattttaggtcagaccctacttcagtctgaagaagggtcccactccaaaacatcatctgcccattccctccacagatgctgcctgacacgctgagttcctccagcacgtttttgctgaagatttcaaCATCTTCAGTTTTTTGTCTCAATCTTTATATTGGACAAAAATGTCAAAACCCATAACAATTTTGCATGCATTGTCTAATACAAAGGccatactttaaaaaaacaacatttttATTGAGATGACATTTCACAAGAGAGGTGGTACGTTTGGAAACTACGTACATACTGAGAGGGCCATAGAAGGCAGATTGGGACCCTGGGAAAAAAACAGCACAGAAAGTAACGGACCAAAATGGGGAAGACGAAATGGATTAagtggatggggtggagggatgaGGTGCAGAAAGATGGCAGAAGGGAGATGAACAGGGTGGGGTTGGGCTGGTGGGGGAAGCAGCAGAATAACAATAGTACAGAGAATGGGGCGCAAGGGGAAGAGGCAGGGAAGGAGGGCTGTGCTGAATGTGTGCAAGCAAGAGAATGAAACAAGGGCGGTGAGGAAAGAGAAAACAGCACAAGGAAATAGGTAAGGGGGAAAGCAAGCATCAGCCAGCGAGAGAGAcatgggggaaagagagagacatgggggaaagagagagacatgggggaaagagagagacatgggggaaagagagagacatggggaaagagagcgaggggggagaaaAAGAGCGAGGGGGggcgaaagagggagggaggggcgaaagagggaggggggggcgaaagagggaggggggcgaAAGTGGGGGGGgcgaaagtgggggggggggggcgaaagagggaggggggatgaaagaaggaggggggggcgaaagagggagggggggcgaaagagtgtgagggggagaaagagagaggggggggagaaagagagggggggggggggggagagtgagagcaaTACACACGAAGATCCAGGATATTTTGCTATATCCCAACCAACAGAATCAATACTAATGACCACACTTTATTATCAACACAATTAACATAGAGTGTCATCAAGGCAGTTTCTCCCAGGCCAAGCCTGGGCCTAACGATACTCACTGCTAGGTACTGGGGTCCAAGCGTATTGAGTCCAGCCAAGCTGCCCCACATGGTGGCTGCACTGAGCTGCTGCATCTGTTGCTGGAGTTGCTGAGCGATTCGCTTCTGCTCTTTGTCTTTCTGCGTGTCAGCGAATTTCACAACGATCGGAGAAGAGCAGCCCTGCCAAAGTGAAGGAGCAAGTGGTGAGACACAGAGCGGACGGATCACATAGACTGAAGAGCGAGGGCAGGGAGTGCACTGCAGGAAGCTGGGTGGGGGCAGTGTGTTTAGGGGAGGGGCGGCAGTGGGACCCAGCTCACGTCAGATTTGCAGGATAAGTCCTGGGGATGAACTAGAGTTCAGGGAAAGATGAGGATACAATATTTCTCAGTGATGCAAGGCAAATTTCAGCAATGTGGCGATTAAACAGCGAAAGGTTACACACAAAAATGGTGAAATTTAATGCACAGAATGATGAAGTGCAACATTTTGCTCGGGGCATTAACTGATGGAAACCGTTTTAAGCAAGTTTCAGGCAGTAAGAGATTCAACAGCGGACACACAGAAATGGCAGGACAGTTGCGAAGCTGTTGAAAAGTACATGGACCACAAGCAGTAAGAGCACAAGGTTGGCATGGCAATACTGAGGGTTTAGCTGGATCAGCACACGGAGCCGACTGGCCTCCCAGCATGCAGCACAGGGCTCACCTCCATCGTCTGTGACTGGTGCATTGTTTTGATTGCATTCTGAGCCATTGATCTTGTTGTAAATGTTATAAATGCACAACCTGTGAAGAGACAACAGATCTTCAGGGACCTTGACAACAGAATGGTGCGTTCAGAACACAAACAGAGGAAGCAGTCcgcaaggggagtaagaggagcCGACTTAACGTCAAGTGCCAGGGTTGACAGAGAGGAGACGCCACAGGTCCCATCACCATATGGTCCAGGTATCTACACTACCTTACTAATCCCCTGGGACAGAGTTTCTACTACCACAGTCGCTATCAATGACCATTGGATGTCCCAAAGCATTTCATAGCTAAGTGATTCTAATTTGCACAGCAATATAACTAATGAGGCAGGCTGCTCTTTCACAGCACAACACCGCGAACAGCGGGGAAACAACCAACAGCGGAAATCGCAGCACCAGTCACAGGTTGGAACACACCtcaaggaaagggtgcagagaagatttaccagcactgagctatagggagaggttgaagagGCTAGGGccttgttccttggagcacaggaggacgaggggtgatcttatagaggtgtataagatcatgagaggactaCATTGGGCagacacacagtcttttacccagagtaggggaattgagaacaagaggacataggcttaaggtggggggggggggggggtggacatgaggggcaccttttttttttatacatcaagcatgatgggtgtatggaacaactctgtttgaggcaggtcctatcgcaacctttaagaaacatttagacagatacatggatagggtaggttcagagggaaatgggccaaaagcTGTCAGataggactagtttagatggggcatgttgttcggtgtgggcaagttgggccaaagggtctgtttccgtgctgtatgacgctaCAACTATGACTCTATAGGAGCAAGAATTCGCTGCGATTCTTCACTGAAGAGAATCttgaacacaaaacaaaaagataaataaattaaaatcctCTTTTTAAATAGCCTGTGTTTCTCATGGGATCTTGTCGTACATTGGTTCTAGGGATCACTATTTCTAATCTGACATCGACGTCTGCATTTACCCCCAGTCTTACACAATCTCTAATTATTTCCCAAAGACAAAGCCAGTAGAAGAAAGATAAACAATTGGAGCAGGGAGCAGCAAGGCACAGTATAGAGGGGTAGTGAGGGCAGCAAATATGGGAGTGGGGACATCCTACAGAGGCCGGGGTCAGGGTGAGATTGAGGATGGAAAGAGGTGAATGGCTCGGGGCAGGTGAAGGAGTGGATGGATTGTTAGGGACAAaccagggagagggagggagggtgtgtggcCAGACGTAGGTGAAATGCAGCAGAGAGATGGTGGGTGACATGGGGCAGAGGAtcaggtgaaggggagggagggagggtggagggctgGGGCCAGGTATGGGAGAGAAAAGCAGGGTGAACAGGGGAGGCATGGAGAAGATGGGGGGCAGGGAAGTATGAAGAAGACTTTGGGATGCAGTGAAGCAGGAGCTGAGGTGAGCCGATGGAATGAGGTGGGATGTGTGTATAGTATTCTCCCGAGGCAGCAATACGACACGTGCCGGTGGGTGTGATCCCACACAGAGACACTGCCCCACTGTCACATTAACCCTTACTCACCTCTACTCAGCCCATCTGGGCCCCGTAATATTCTACATTCTTCTATCTGTCCGAAAGGGGAGAACATGACACGCACATCGTTCTCGTTGCATTTCTTGGAAATCATGCCCACAAAGAGCTTCCTATCTTCTACGGCTGCAATCAAACATTGGGATTATTACAGGAGCTTTTGCAAAGAGCAGAGAACAAGCACCAAATGCCAGGCACGGACTGGCGCCTGGATCCACTCTTGGACGCGAGACTCGGAATGCATGGCGTGCACCAGTGATGCAATGTGCCGGGCAGCGTGGCTTCGGCTACTGATGTGCATGGGATGACTCACCGTTGTTCTTCTCACTGTCTGCTGGTTTCATCTGTATAGGATGGTGCATCTGAGGAGGAGGAGGCAACAGATCAATACTGAGTTGGCACACATTGGTTGGCTGATTGCTCACTGCTGCTGGAGTACAGCACACCCACTGGCCATCCCGGATACACA from Rhinoraja longicauda isolate Sanriku21f chromosome 18, sRhiLon1.1, whole genome shotgun sequence includes:
- the celf1 gene encoding CUGBP Elav-like family member 1 isoform X1, giving the protein MNGSLDHPDQPDIDSIKMFVGQIPRSWSEKELKELFEQYGVVYEINVLRDRSQNPPQSKGCCFVTFYTRKAALEAQNALHNMKILPGMHHPIQMKPADSEKNNAVEDRKLFVGMISKKCNENDVRVMFSPFGQIEECRILRGPDGLSRGCAFITFTTRSMAQNAIKTMHQSQTMEGCSSPIVVKFADTQKDKEQKRIAQQLQQQMQQLSAATMWGSLAGLNTLGPQYLALYLQLLQQTASSGNLNTLSNLHPMAGLNAMQLQNLAALAAAASAAQSSTGGSNTLNSSSPLSALTSSGSSSSNSTNSSINPMATLGALQTLAGATGGLNVNSLAGMAALNGGLGTGGLSNGTGSTMDALTQAYSGIQQYAAAALPSLYNQSLLTQQSLSAAGSQKEGPEGGNLFIYHLPQEFGDQDLLQMFMPFGNVISAKVFIDKQTNLSKCFGFVSYDNPVSSQAAIQAMNGFQIGMKRLKVQLKRSKNDSKPY
- the celf1 gene encoding CUGBP Elav-like family member 1 isoform X2 — protein: MNGSLDHPDQPDIDSIKMFVGQIPRSWSEKELKELFEQYGVVYEINVLRDRSQNPPQSKGCCFVTFYTRKAALEAQNALHNMKILPGMHHPIQMKPADSEKNNAVEDRKLFVGMISKKCNENDVRVMFSPFGQIEECRILRGPDGLSRGCAFITFTTRSMAQNAIKTMHQSQTMEGCSSPIVVKFADTQKDKEQKRIAQQLQQQMQQLSAATMWGSLAGLNTLGPQYLALLQQTASSGNLNTLSNLHPMAGLNAMQLQNLAALAAAASAAQSSTGGSNTLNSSSPLSALTSSGSSSSNSTNSSINPMATLGALQTLAGATGGLNVNSLAGMAALNGGLGTGGLSNGTGSTMDALTQAYSGIQQYAAAALPSLYNQSLLTQQSLSAAGSQKEGPEGGNLFIYHLPQEFGDQDLLQMFMPFGNVISAKVFIDKQTNLSKCFGFVSYDNPVSSQAAIQAMNGFQIGMKRLKVQLKRSKNDSKPY